The region ATTACCCCACCAGGCAAGTCTCATATATGACTCTTCGGGTCCTTCTGACGACTCAGCCTCAGTCTGTCCTGTACTGAACACCTGACTGGTAAAAGTAAATAGCATCACACTCAGAATCAGTAAAATTCTGTTATTCCTTTTTTGCACCTTGTGCCTCCTCATATAATTTTATTAATTATATGAATGCTTTTTTTCAGCTGTCATGTATTATACAAGTAGGTTTAATATCATAAATTAGTGATCATTTAAGATAAGGTTTATCAGGCGTTAACAACAGAACTCATAGCAAACTCAACAGGGGTCATGCCTGTAATTTTCTTGTATTGTTTAATAAAATAACTCACATTATCCTGGTAGCCTACAAGTTCAGCCAGAGTATGTATTTGAATTGTTGAATCACCTCTCTGATATTCAACAGCACGGGCAATTCTGAACTCGGTAAGATACTGGGCAAATGTTTTTCCTGTTTCGCTTAAAAATAACTTGCCCAGATAATCGGACTTAAGATATACAACATTTTCTGACAACCATTTCAATGTCAGATTATTATCTTTGTAATGCTTTATCAGATAAATGAGTATTTTCTGGATATGAGGATTCATCTTTCTGCTGAAAGACTGTTCTCCCTGGTTTTGAGTTAACAATATCTGATCTTTCAGGATATTGTAGATACCGCTTTGATTCTTTGCCGAACCGATTTCTCCGGCGAGGAGTAATGTTTTATCATTAGAGTAGATTATCTCGTTCTTTATCAGTGATGACAAAAGATTTATGGCGTGAACCCGGGTTTGTTCCAAATTACATCTATGATTGCTGATCTCTTTAAAAAAGAGCAGAAGTATTTCGCTGATTTTGTTCCAGTTTTTTTGTGTAACTGAAATTAAAATTTCTTCTACAAAAGATTCAACGGAGATACAGGAACACTCGGAACCCTCTTTCTGTAGATCTGGAACTTCCTGCTCCTGTTCCGGATGAACCTGGTTTCCTGTAAGCTCTAATAAGGTTTCCTCTATTTCTGAAATTCCCACTGGTTTTAACAGATAATTTTTTACACCGTATTTTACGGCCTTCTGTGCATATTCGAATTCTCCATATCCGGTTATAATGACAAAGTCTATATGACTATTGATCATCTTGACTTCTCTAATTAGTTCCAGGCCATCCATTTCCGGCATCTTAATGTCTGTAAAAACGATATCAATTTTTTGGGAGTTCAGGATTTCAAGAGCTCTTTTTCCGTTATTGGCAACTGCTGCAATCTCACAATTCCATTGAGACCAAGGGACCAGGCCCTGCATGCCCTTTAAACTGAACGCTTCATCGTCTACAAGAAGAATCTTTACCATTATATTTTTTCCTTTGTATATGGCACAAATAATTCTATATCAGTCCCCAGGTCCTTTTTACTGCTCATCTCAAATTTCCCTCTGATGCCGTAAAGCAATTTCAACCGTTTTTGAAGATTACTCAGACCTATACCGGATTTCTCATCCTTTTTTTTACCGGAATCCAATCCCGGTCCATTATCCCTGATGTGTATTG is a window of Oceanispirochaeta sp. DNA encoding:
- a CDS encoding response regulator produces the protein MVKILLVDDEAFSLKGMQGLVPWSQWNCEIAAVANNGKRALEILNSQKIDIVFTDIKMPEMDGLELIREVKMINSHIDFVIITGYGEFEYAQKAVKYGVKNYLLKPVGISEIEETLLELTGNQVHPEQEQEVPDLQKEGSECSCISVESFVEEILISVTQKNWNKISEILLLFFKEISNHRCNLEQTRVHAINLLSSLIKNEIIYSNDKTLLLAGEIGSAKNQSGIYNILKDQILLTQNQGEQSFSRKMNPHIQKILIYLIKHYKDNNLTLKWLSENVVYLKSDYLGKLFLSETGKTFAQYLTEFRIARAVEYQRGDSTIQIHTLAELVGYQDNVSYFIKQYKKITGMTPVEFAMSSVVNA